A genome region from Akkermansiaceae bacterium includes the following:
- a CDS encoding DEAD/DEAH box helicase family protein codes for MSQFESPFLAVPASDWLCSNDLAFAIFDGFPVSPGHVLVTTRRIVETWFDATDEEQAALMALVKEAKRLLDIQLAPQPDGYNVGFNSGAASGQTVPHVHIHVIPRYLGDMPDPRGGVRHVIPEKGNYLTDKSKKSGTPPTLTLSTGQPHSPLWKSIGQRVSSAVEVDLLASFIQPSGLDLIQQSIFSALRSGGRIRILVGDYLYITSAEALRRLVGWMSLADEILDNSPLEVRLAEISKLPSKPASFHPKAWRIIDSSGGLLVVGSSNLSKAALETGVEWNMIGQTTGSTPIDLELAHAFTDLWQQSTPLDNALVSRYALHAKEAYRKFIPPESVDIPATLFPPRPWQRGALESLDQIRADAYRRALIAVATGLGKTWLAAFDVLAVGKSLKRQPRVLIIAHRAEILIQAEATIRTAMKSEWDETRVTWYLGANSDMSGDLVVASVQKLTRPEGLAALEKQNFDYVVIDEVHHAQAPSYRRVMARLNATFTLGLTATPERTDGVDVASLFDDVLAWQATVGDGIAEGSLVPFHYLGLKDDVDFEQIPWRNGRFDPTALEEKLENSERMERLWAAWQTDPDARTLVFCCSRRHALYTRDWLHRRHVRAAAVFSGAGGDPRSDSLTDFIDGKLQALCVVDLFNEGLDVPHVDRVVMLRPTESKVIFLQQLGRGLRAADHKLRLKVIDFVGNHRVFTSRLTHLLSLGNQSATWTHLKKFLQGGTPDLPEGCLLDLEVEAKELMLRLLPNTGSAVVEAYRSMRDERGRRPSPSELFHHGYLPRTLAARFGLWFGFISEENDLTEHERQVFASFESWLAMLEATSLNKSYKMVVLRVLLDRDALWDGMEIETLAAACREFLLSHPTLREDLPPTKEFPDPAQAPIERWAKWWLEWPLSRWMDEQAGRHWFKRDGDRFLAAFPCSESLRPDFESMTAELVDYRLAHYAKNRLQAAAAPGAGRFVAKVSHSGGKPILRLPTVEELPGRPIGPTTATLPDGSQWVFKFVKIACNVASPHGSEENQILPLLRGWFGENAGAPGTNYQVAFTKSEAGWTVEPVEVASPWRTVPVLIDTKDRNERALPGFIEQPAAKERFTRFVPVYSLEAAAGLWGPEMSPEEIGWAETPGVTIKPGMFIAKVRGQSMEPKIKDGAWCLFRPCPQGSREGRIVLVQFNSRGDLEDGGRFTIKKYRSVKSVSEDGWKHERIELLPLNPDYNPITVEPHEGSEMMVLGEWVSVIS; via the coding sequence ATGAGCCAATTTGAGTCGCCATTCCTCGCCGTTCCAGCGAGTGACTGGCTCTGCTCGAACGACCTCGCCTTCGCCATCTTTGATGGATTCCCAGTCTCACCTGGACATGTCCTTGTCACCACCCGCCGCATTGTCGAAACGTGGTTTGATGCGACGGACGAGGAGCAAGCCGCGCTGATGGCTTTGGTAAAAGAGGCCAAGCGCCTGCTCGACATTCAACTCGCACCGCAGCCCGACGGCTACAACGTGGGCTTCAACTCCGGTGCCGCTTCCGGCCAAACCGTGCCGCACGTGCATATCCATGTGATCCCGCGCTACCTGGGAGATATGCCCGACCCACGCGGCGGTGTGCGCCATGTCATCCCCGAGAAGGGGAACTACCTTACCGATAAATCCAAAAAATCCGGCACTCCTCCAACGCTCACGCTTTCCACCGGCCAACCCCACTCGCCGCTCTGGAAAAGCATAGGACAGCGAGTTTCCTCCGCCGTTGAGGTGGATCTTCTTGCCTCGTTCATCCAGCCCTCCGGACTCGACCTCATCCAGCAATCGATTTTCTCTGCGTTGCGCAGTGGAGGTAGAATCCGGATACTCGTCGGCGATTATCTCTATATCACCTCTGCGGAAGCGTTGCGACGATTGGTTGGTTGGATGTCGCTGGCTGATGAAATTCTGGACAATAGCCCTCTCGAAGTCCGGCTGGCGGAAATCTCGAAACTCCCATCCAAGCCAGCCTCATTCCACCCCAAAGCATGGCGCATCATCGATTCATCCGGCGGCCTTCTCGTCGTCGGAAGCAGCAATCTTTCCAAGGCCGCACTAGAAACCGGAGTCGAATGGAACATGATTGGCCAGACCACCGGCTCCACACCCATCGATCTGGAGCTGGCTCACGCGTTCACCGATCTCTGGCAGCAATCCACTCCACTGGATAATGCGCTAGTCTCCCGATATGCCCTACACGCCAAGGAAGCGTATCGCAAGTTCATCCCGCCCGAGTCCGTCGATATACCCGCGACCCTCTTCCCACCGCGCCCATGGCAGCGTGGAGCCTTGGAGTCCCTCGATCAGATCCGCGCAGATGCATATCGGCGAGCTCTCATTGCCGTCGCCACCGGCCTTGGAAAAACCTGGCTTGCGGCCTTCGATGTGCTGGCCGTCGGGAAATCCCTCAAACGCCAACCCCGCGTTCTGATTATCGCCCACCGCGCTGAAATCCTGATACAAGCCGAAGCCACCATCCGCACAGCGATGAAGTCGGAATGGGACGAAACGCGCGTCACTTGGTATCTCGGCGCGAACAGCGACATGAGCGGTGACCTCGTCGTCGCCTCGGTGCAAAAGCTCACGCGTCCCGAAGGACTCGCTGCATTGGAGAAACAGAACTTCGACTATGTAGTCATCGACGAAGTCCATCACGCCCAAGCCCCCAGCTACAGGCGGGTCATGGCTCGGCTCAACGCCACCTTCACCCTCGGTCTAACAGCGACCCCGGAGCGCACCGATGGCGTGGATGTGGCATCGCTATTTGATGACGTTCTTGCGTGGCAGGCCACCGTCGGCGACGGCATTGCGGAAGGATCGCTGGTTCCCTTCCACTACCTCGGTCTCAAGGACGACGTGGACTTCGAACAAATCCCTTGGCGAAACGGTCGCTTCGATCCCACCGCGCTGGAGGAAAAACTCGAAAACAGCGAACGGATGGAACGGCTGTGGGCTGCATGGCAAACGGATCCCGATGCCCGCACGCTCGTGTTCTGCTGCTCCCGTCGCCACGCGCTCTACACACGCGACTGGCTCCACCGCCGCCATGTCCGTGCCGCCGCCGTTTTCTCCGGTGCCGGCGGCGATCCACGCAGCGACAGCCTCACCGATTTCATTGACGGCAAACTCCAAGCCCTCTGCGTGGTCGATCTCTTCAACGAAGGCCTCGACGTCCCGCACGTGGACCGCGTGGTCATGCTGCGCCCCACCGAATCCAAAGTTATCTTCCTCCAACAACTCGGCCGTGGTCTCCGCGCCGCAGATCACAAGCTGCGGCTGAAAGTCATCGACTTCGTCGGCAATCACCGCGTCTTCACCAGCCGCCTCACCCATCTGCTTTCCCTCGGCAACCAATCCGCCACCTGGACGCACCTGAAAAAATTCCTCCAAGGCGGCACCCCGGATCTCCCCGAGGGCTGCCTGCTAGACCTCGAAGTCGAGGCCAAGGAGCTGATGCTGCGCCTCCTGCCCAACACCGGCTCCGCCGTCGTCGAAGCCTACCGCAGCATGCGCGACGAACGCGGCCGCCGACCCTCGCCCAGCGAGTTGTTCCACCACGGCTACCTGCCCCGCACCCTCGCCGCCCGCTTCGGCTTATGGTTCGGCTTCATCTCCGAGGAAAACGATCTCACCGAACACGAGCGACAGGTCTTCGCCTCCTTCGAGTCCTGGCTCGCCATGCTGGAGGCCACCAGCCTCAACAAATCCTACAAGATGGTCGTCCTCCGCGTGCTGCTGGATCGCGACGCGCTGTGGGACGGCATGGAAATCGAAACCCTCGCCGCCGCCTGCCGCGAGTTCCTCCTTTCCCACCCGACCCTCCGCGAGGACTTGCCACCGACCAAGGAGTTCCCCGATCCCGCCCAGGCACCCATCGAGCGCTGGGCCAAGTGGTGGCTCGAATGGCCGCTGTCCCGCTGGATGGACGAGCAGGCCGGACGTCATTGGTTCAAGCGCGACGGCGACCGCTTCCTCGCCGCCTTCCCGTGCTCGGAAAGCCTCCGTCCCGACTTCGAATCGATGACCGCCGAACTGGTGGACTACCGCCTCGCCCACTACGCGAAGAACCGCCTCCAAGCTGCCGCCGCACCCGGCGCAGGCCGATTCGTCGCCAAGGTCAGCCATTCAGGCGGCAAACCCATCCTGCGCCTCCCCACCGTCGAGGAACTCCCCGGCCGCCCCATCGGCCCGACGACCGCCACCCTGCCCGATGGCAGCCAGTGGGTGTTCAAATTCGTCAAGATCGCCTGCAACGTCGCCTCGCCGCACGGCAGCGAGGAAAATCAGATCCTTCCGCTCCTTCGAGGGTGGTTCGGCGAGAACGCCGGTGCTCCCGGCACAAATTACCAAGTCGCCTTCACCAAGTCCGAGGCCGGATGGACTGTCGAACCTGTCGAAGTCGCCAGCCCATGGCGGACAGTTCCCGTATTGATAGACACCAAGGATCGGAACGAACGGGCGCTGCCTGGCTTCATCGAGCAGCCCGCTGCCAAGGAGCGATTCACCCGTTTCGTTCCTGTTTACAGCCTCGAAGCTGCCGCAGGTCTGTGGGGGCCGGAAATGTCACCTGAGGAGATTGGCTGGGCAGAAACTCCCGGGGTCACCATTAAGCCCGGGATGTTCATCGCCAAGGTTCGGGGCCAATCCATGGAACCGAAAATCAAGGACGGGGCGTGGTGCCTGTTCCGCCCCTGCCCACAAGGTTCGCGGGAAGGACGCATCGTTCTCGTCCAGTTCAACTCCCGCGGCGATCTGGAAGACGGCGGACGTTTCACCATCAAAAAATACCGCTCGGTCAAGAGCGTATCGGAGGATGGCTGGAAACACGAGCGCATTGAACTTCTCCCGCTGAACCCGGACTACAACCCAATCACCGTCGAACCCCATGAGGGATCGGAGATGATGGTGCTTGGGGAATGGGTATCCGTAATCAGTTGA
- a CDS encoding NERD domain-containing protein: MIIKKADEKKAQIVELEALAVARNASPDVRKRIEQEIRNMRAGIKGEEEAAYEIDFHFGAAKNYAVIHDLRLEVQGRVAQIDHLVIGRFLDFWVCETKNFCEGIAINEQGECSRFFKNKPYGMASPFEQNKKHIMVLGSLFKTGMVQLPTRLGFAIKPNMTSVVLVSKNARISRPKTKVAGVESIIKSDQFRSMIERTNDSDNNPLIMAKLIGTDTLENLARAIASQHKPIEFNWAGKFGFSESSPISAFANEARAHATPPPLPISDVDSIGSDELRSATEDQKTLKKKLICAKCSEPVPFQVARFCWLNKGRFADGIYCRECQKAV, encoded by the coding sequence ATGATTATCAAAAAAGCTGACGAGAAGAAGGCACAAATTGTAGAGCTAGAGGCATTGGCGGTCGCGCGTAACGCCAGTCCGGACGTCCGCAAGCGGATCGAGCAGGAAATCCGGAACATGCGAGCAGGCATAAAGGGCGAAGAAGAAGCGGCCTACGAAATCGATTTTCACTTCGGAGCAGCAAAGAACTATGCGGTCATTCACGACTTGCGGCTCGAAGTCCAAGGCCGGGTAGCCCAGATTGATCACCTTGTGATTGGGCGGTTCCTCGACTTCTGGGTCTGCGAGACTAAGAATTTCTGCGAGGGGATAGCGATCAACGAACAGGGAGAATGCTCCCGGTTTTTCAAGAACAAGCCCTATGGGATGGCTTCGCCCTTTGAGCAAAACAAGAAGCACATCATGGTTCTGGGCTCTTTGTTCAAGACCGGTATGGTGCAGCTACCGACGAGACTGGGGTTCGCCATCAAGCCGAACATGACCAGCGTGGTGCTGGTGTCCAAAAACGCCCGCATCAGCCGTCCGAAGACGAAAGTTGCTGGTGTGGAGAGCATCATCAAAAGTGATCAGTTCAGGTCAATGATCGAGCGCACCAACGACAGTGACAACAATCCCTTGATCATGGCGAAACTGATCGGCACAGACACGCTGGAAAACCTTGCACGTGCCATCGCGTCACAACACAAGCCGATTGAATTTAATTGGGCCGGCAAGTTCGGATTTTCGGAATCGTCACCCATATCCGCTTTTGCCAACGAAGCTAGAGCACATGCCACGCCCCCACCGCTGCCAATTTCGGATGTCGATTCTATCGGCAGTGATGAACTTAGATCAGCCACAGAGGATCAAAAAACGCTTAAAAAGAAGCTGATCTGTGCCAAGTGTTCAGAGCCAGTGCCTTTTCAGGTGGCGAGGTTCTGCTGGCTCAATAAAGGGAGGTTTGCAGACGGGATCTACTGCCGGGAATGCCAAAAGGCGGTTTAG
- a CDS encoding peptidase M42, with amino-acid sequence MHPSPTADLSAFLITLRHLIREPSVVGAEDSFFRVLRRELEEIDISVERHSGILVARGSDPDSVILSAHIDRNGLVCTGPNEFQYAAFIAGNRGELTGDSVSEQMVATIADRFTGQRVQAHLPYTGTYIGQGTISSGYLCPKRSNLIFELDGLDYLEPGTPVAFLDRLSLSESHISAQLDNVVSVALIIYLYRIGFKGTALFTAQEEAGRSWRYALAWLQREGIFTNRLLVLDTSPYPTPEAAAAQDLVLRRKDASAEFDPRFTEEIANRCDVLGISHTFKDEWIEQQNLLREKPSSLGRTELGRLVAASGGQINGTTLQIPTTGYHTAEETASLASIKAAIGLLCTFIR; translated from the coding sequence ATGCATCCCTCGCCAACCGCCGACCTCTCCGCGTTCCTCATCACTCTGCGCCACCTGATCCGGGAGCCTTCCGTGGTGGGCGCGGAGGATTCCTTTTTCCGGGTGCTGCGGCGGGAACTTGAGGAAATCGACATCTCGGTGGAGCGCCACAGCGGGATCCTCGTGGCCCGCGGAAGCGATCCGGATAGCGTGATCCTCTCCGCGCACATCGACAGGAACGGCCTCGTTTGCACAGGCCCGAACGAGTTCCAGTATGCGGCGTTCATCGCCGGGAACCGGGGGGAGCTGACGGGGGATTCCGTATCCGAGCAGATGGTGGCGACCATCGCGGACCGTTTCACCGGCCAGCGGGTGCAGGCGCACTTGCCCTACACCGGCACCTACATCGGCCAGGGCACGATTTCCTCCGGCTATCTGTGCCCGAAGCGCTCGAACCTGATCTTCGAGCTCGACGGACTCGACTACCTGGAGCCGGGCACGCCGGTGGCCTTCCTGGATCGGCTCAGCCTCTCGGAGAGCCATATCTCCGCGCAGCTCGACAACGTCGTGAGCGTGGCGCTCATCATCTATCTCTACCGCATCGGGTTCAAGGGCACTGCGTTGTTCACGGCGCAGGAAGAGGCTGGCAGGAGCTGGCGCTATGCGCTGGCCTGGCTGCAGAGGGAGGGTATTTTCACCAACCGCCTCCTGGTGCTGGACACCAGCCCCTACCCTACGCCTGAGGCAGCGGCCGCGCAGGATCTGGTGCTCCGCCGCAAGGACGCGTCCGCGGAGTTCGACCCCAGGTTCACCGAGGAGATCGCGAACCGCTGCGATGTGCTGGGCATCTCCCACACCTTCAAGGACGAGTGGATCGAGCAGCAGAACCTTCTGCGTGAAAAACCCTCATCGCTGGGTAGAACGGAGCTCGGCAGGCTGGTGGCGGCCAGCGGCGGGCAGATCAACGGCACCACCCTCCAGATCCCCACGACCGGCTACCACACTGCGGAGGAAACCGCATCGCTTGCCTCAATCAAGGCCGCGATCGGACTGCTCTGCACCTTCATCCGCTGA